In Clostridium swellfunianum, a genomic segment contains:
- a CDS encoding glutamine--tRNA ligase/YqeY domain fusion protein yields MEEKCTTTNFIRNIVIEDLEIGKHQEIITRFPPEPNGYLHIGHAKSIVLNFELADEFKGKTNLRFDDTNPVKEDTEYVESIKEDVKWLGFEWDSLLFASDYFDEMYSRAVLLIKKGKAFVCDMTPEEIRESRGTLKEPGKESPYRNRTVEENLDLFERMRKGEFKDGEKVLRAKIDMTSPNINMRDPIIYRIAHATHHNTGDKWCIYPMYDYAHPIEDAIEGVTHSICTLEFEDHRPLYDWVVYECEMDDKPRQIEFARLNLTNTVMSKRFLKSLVDQGITDGWDDPRMPTIAGLRRRGYTPEAIRNFCREIGVSKANSLVDAQMLEHFIREDLHAKAPRTMGVIRPLRVVITNYPEGQVEMLVIENNPDDSTAGTRQVPFSREIYIEQDDFMEEPPKKYFRLFPGNEVRLKGAYFVKCNDFIKDENGNVVELHCTYDSETKSGSGFTGRKVKGTIHWVDAKHSIPAEFRLYDNLIIENEEGEDKSFLERINPNSMEILQGFVEETMKQAKPQDKFQLFRHGYFNVDTKYTTEEKLVFNRIVSLKSSFKLNKK; encoded by the coding sequence ATGGAAGAAAAATGTACTACAACAAACTTTATAAGAAATATTGTTATAGAGGATTTAGAAATAGGAAAGCATCAAGAGATTATAACTCGTTTTCCTCCAGAACCAAATGGCTATTTACATATTGGTCATGCAAAGTCTATAGTTTTAAATTTTGAATTAGCAGATGAATTCAAAGGAAAGACAAATCTTAGATTCGATGACACCAATCCAGTTAAAGAAGATACAGAATATGTTGAATCCATAAAGGAAGATGTTAAATGGCTAGGCTTTGAGTGGGATAGTTTATTGTTTGCATCAGATTATTTTGATGAAATGTATAGCAGAGCAGTTCTTTTAATTAAAAAAGGCAAGGCTTTTGTGTGCGATATGACTCCAGAGGAAATTAGAGAAAGTAGAGGTACTCTAAAAGAACCTGGTAAGGAAAGCCCATATAGGAATAGAACCGTTGAAGAAAACCTTGATTTGTTTGAAAGAATGAGAAAAGGTGAATTTAAAGATGGTGAGAAGGTTTTAAGGGCTAAAATAGATATGACCTCTCCTAATATAAACATGAGAGATCCAATTATTTATCGTATAGCACACGCTACTCACCATAATACTGGAGACAAATGGTGCATATATCCTATGTACGATTATGCACATCCAATAGAGGATGCTATTGAAGGTGTAACTCACTCCATATGCACACTGGAGTTTGAAGATCACAGACCACTATACGATTGGGTAGTTTATGAGTGCGAAATGGATGATAAGCCAAGACAGATTGAATTTGCAAGGTTGAACTTAACTAATACAGTAATGAGCAAGAGATTCTTAAAATCTTTGGTAGATCAGGGGATTACTGATGGCTGGGATGATCCACGTATGCCTACCATTGCAGGTCTTAGAAGAAGAGGTTATACACCAGAGGCAATTAGAAATTTCTGCAGAGAAATAGGTGTATCAAAGGCTAATAGTCTTGTTGATGCACAAATGCTGGAGCATTTTATTAGAGAGGATCTGCATGCAAAAGCTCCAAGAACTATGGGAGTAATAAGACCATTAAGGGTTGTTATAACTAACTACCCAGAAGGTCAAGTTGAAATGCTTGTAATAGAAAACAATCCTGATGATTCAACCGCTGGAACAAGGCAAGTACCATTTTCAAGAGAAATATATATTGAACAGGACGACTTTATGGAGGAACCTCCAAAGAAATACTTTAGATTATTCCCTGGCAACGAAGTAAGACTTAAGGGAGCATACTTTGTAAAGTGCAATGATTTCATAAAGGATGAAAATGGTAATGTAGTTGAGCTTCACTGCACCTATGATTCAGAAACAAAGAGCGGTTCAGGCTTTACAGGAAGAAAGGTTAAAGGAACCATTCACTGGGTTGATGCAAAGCATTCAATTCCGGCAGAGTTCAGACTTTATGATAATTTGATTATAGAAAATGAAGAAGGAGAGGATAAATCCTTCCTTGAAAGAATAAATCCAAACTCTATGGAAATACTTCAAGGCTTTGTTGAAGAAACTATGAAGCAGGCTAAGCCTCAGGATAAATTTCAGCTTTTCAGACACGGCTATTTTAATGTAGATACTAAGTACACTACTGAAGAAAAACTGGTATTTAACAGAATTGTATCCTTAAAGAGTTCTTTTAAATTGAATAAAAAATAA
- a CDS encoding DUF4153 domain-containing protein, with the protein MKPIQAFKNIISGLYLSLKRFPLTILLSFLVASILVIISETKPSQDILSQLAMTVALGIPLTLCIKLFFESREYRNNLILYSYYLAGAVLLILYYLFLLNDFNMVAVTRYIAVSLALYLSFIFIPFSAPKKCFENYVISLLSGFFITILYCIVLNSGLAAILFAIDKLLGIRIQSEIYYYTFLYVIFLFGVSYFLATIPKIGEDLSARSYPKLLKILFLYIVMPLISIYTIILYIYFAKILITTQWPANIITNLVLWYSVISVVVIFFITPLALESKWSKSFTKFFPKLILPVLAMMFISIFLRINAYGVTEKRYYVTVLALWVFAMMLYLGFVKKSKNIIIFISLSIICLISVFGPLSSYSVSKMSQNKRLEQLLARNNMIKDGIIQPNSNVTKKDRADISSILQYFKEDHSFKAAKHLPENFTLDNMSNTFGFAYEAPEHNFQNNYFYFSTEGLSKTIDITSYDYLMESVAAGGRSNIDKNSLYISYSPDSSIVSINKNGKEIYSKDFKTLILGLAEKYSDRFEKGELPIEEMTFIDENENVNIKFIFRHISGTKEASNQAFSNIEMNFYVLLKLK; encoded by the coding sequence ATGAAGCCAATTCAAGCTTTCAAAAATATTATATCCGGATTATACTTAAGCCTAAAAAGATTTCCATTAACCATACTACTTTCATTTTTAGTCGCCTCTATTCTGGTAATTATTTCTGAAACCAAGCCATCGCAAGACATTCTTTCTCAGCTGGCAATGACTGTTGCTTTAGGCATACCACTCACCCTATGCATAAAACTTTTCTTTGAAAGCAGAGAGTATAGGAACAATTTGATACTTTATTCCTACTATTTAGCTGGTGCTGTGCTGCTTATCCTTTATTATTTATTTCTGCTTAATGATTTTAATATGGTTGCAGTTACAAGGTATATCGCAGTTAGTCTTGCTTTATATCTATCTTTTATATTTATCCCTTTTTCAGCTCCAAAAAAGTGTTTTGAAAACTATGTAATAAGCCTTCTTTCCGGTTTCTTTATAACAATATTATACTGCATAGTTCTAAATTCAGGCTTAGCTGCCATACTTTTCGCAATTGATAAGCTGCTAGGTATTAGAATCCAAAGTGAAATTTATTATTATACTTTTCTATATGTGATATTTTTATTTGGTGTATCTTACTTTCTTGCTACTATACCTAAAATTGGTGAAGATTTGTCGGCACGTTCTTATCCAAAGCTGTTAAAAATACTTTTCTTATATATTGTAATGCCATTGATAAGCATATATACAATAATACTCTATATCTATTTTGCAAAGATTCTTATCACAACTCAATGGCCAGCTAATATTATTACTAACCTTGTACTGTGGTACTCGGTTATTTCGGTAGTAGTTATATTTTTTATTACACCGCTGGCACTCGAAAGCAAATGGTCAAAGAGTTTTACAAAGTTCTTTCCCAAACTTATACTTCCCGTATTGGCCATGATGTTTATATCAATATTTTTAAGAATCAATGCTTACGGAGTAACCGAAAAAAGATATTATGTAACTGTGCTTGCTTTATGGGTCTTTGCAATGATGCTTTATCTTGGATTTGTAAAGAAATCCAAGAACATAATAATTTTCATTTCACTTTCAATTATTTGCTTAATATCTGTATTTGGTCCTTTAAGCAGCTATTCCGTATCAAAAATGAGTCAAAACAAACGGTTAGAGCAGCTACTTGCTAGAAATAACATGATAAAGGATGGCATTATACAGCCTAACTCAAATGTAACTAAAAAAGACAGAGCTGATATAAGCAGCATACTTCAATATTTCAAGGAGGATCATAGCTTTAAAGCAGCTAAACATCTACCTGAAAATTTTACTCTAGATAATATGTCAAATACCTTTGGCTTTGCATATGAAGCTCCCGAGCATAATTTCCAAAATAATTACTTTTATTTCAGCACGGAAGGACTCTCAAAAACTATAGATATAACTTCCTATGACTATCTCATGGAATCTGTAGCTGCAGGTGGTAGAAGCAACATCGATAAAAACTCACTGTATATATCCTATAGCCCTGACTCAAGTATTGTCAGCATCAATAAGAATGGAAAAGAAATTTATTCAAAAGATTTTAAGACCTTAATATTAGGGCTTGCTGAAAAATATAGTGATAGATTTGAAAAAGGGGAACTACCAATAGAAGAAATGACTTTTATAGACGAAAATGAAAATGTGAATATAAAGTTCATTTTCAGGCATATTTCAGGAACTAAAGAGGCTTCAAACCAAGCATTTTCTAATATAGAAATGAATTTTTATGTACTTTTAAAATTAAAATAG
- a CDS encoding deoxyribonuclease IV, whose translation MLKIGSHVSMSGKKMMIGSVEEALSYGANTFMIYTGAPQNTARKPIEDLNIDAAVKIMNANSIEEIVVHAPYIINLGNSEKPETFELAVNFLREEIRRTEAIQKAKQIVLHPGAHVGAGEEKGIRQIIMGLNEVITKEQNIQIALETMAGKGSECGRTFEQLAQIIDGVIYNDKLSICLDTCHVNDAGYDVVNNFDGILEEFDRIIGLERLRVVHLNDSKNPMGAKKDRHENIGMGSIGFDALCYVANHEALKDIPKILETPYVLSEAGDKKAPYKYEIEMLRNKEFYSDLAERIFSEAY comes from the coding sequence ATGCTTAAGATAGGTTCACATGTGTCCATGAGTGGAAAAAAGATGATGATAGGCTCTGTTGAAGAAGCTCTATCTTATGGAGCAAATACATTTATGATATACACTGGCGCTCCACAAAACACAGCAAGAAAACCAATTGAAGATTTGAATATAGATGCAGCAGTGAAAATTATGAATGCTAATAGTATTGAAGAAATTGTTGTGCATGCACCTTACATAATAAATTTAGGCAATAGTGAGAAGCCTGAAACCTTTGAATTAGCTGTTAACTTTTTAAGAGAAGAAATCAGAAGGACAGAGGCAATTCAAAAAGCTAAGCAAATTGTGCTTCACCCAGGAGCCCATGTTGGCGCTGGAGAAGAAAAAGGAATTAGGCAGATAATTATGGGGCTTAACGAAGTTATAACAAAAGAGCAAAATATCCAGATAGCGCTAGAAACAATGGCTGGTAAAGGCTCAGAATGCGGAAGAACCTTTGAACAGCTTGCACAAATTATTGACGGAGTTATTTATAACGACAAGCTAAGCATCTGTCTTGATACTTGTCATGTTAATGATGCAGGTTACGATGTAGTTAACAATTTCGATGGAATACTTGAGGAATTTGATAGGATTATAGGTCTTGAAAGACTTAGAGTAGTTCACTTAAATGACAGTAAGAATCCCATGGGAGCTAAAAAAGACAGACATGAAAACATCGGCATGGGAAGCATAGGCTTTGACGCTCTTTGCTATGTGGCTAATCATGAAGCTTTGAAAGATATACCAAAGATATTGGAAACTCCGTATGTTTTAAGTGAAGCTGGAGACAAAAAGGCTCCATATAAATACGAAATAGAAATGCTTAGAAACAAGGAGTTTTATAGTGATTTAGCAGAAAGAATTTTTTCTGAGGCTTATTAG
- a CDS encoding ATP-binding protein: MKLIKSARIRLIILFIIMSTAIFTLIFFSTKIGSTNKTMPTAYEGVIDLRNWDFEKDGMVKLNGQWEFYKNQLLTPSDFNDAVLRDKNIISIPGIYASQGYGTLRLKLLLNPSENVNSIKIEFLQSACKLWVNNRELISNGEVGANMKEMKPRVMPKYGSFSAKGEEVNLTLQVSNFYSKLGSIDTIVVGDSSQVESKSRKQLAFDLLIFGSTMMAALYNLGLFIKRKKNKATLYFAIICLVVALRTLFLGERFIFYLFPNFSYVLSGKIMHWTFYLYIPFIVLFLNSFYNNILSTWLVKATVLSAYVYALIILVSPNKYYMDIILPFEVFTVLILIYLINKISRLYIKKNSSDYLMVIGLFALFATRLNDILYEYSIIITGSFAPFGTLIFIIVNSYLLAERQSMAFNNAENMTEKLESINKLKDEFLAVTSHELKTPLNGIIGLSELLNISTSNLSKDEIQSLALINTSAKRLSNLVNDITMLSKLKNGDIKLQRNPVDIGKLVESIVKFCGLTLDNKNLNIINLVDTKAPCVLGDEERIMQILFNLLGNAIKFTYQGSIKISYTVKTDFLEVSIEDSGIGIPKNKLENIFDIYEQVEGISDKYGGTGLGLYITRKIVELHGGIIWVESVPGKGSVFSFTLPLCKFKDRDNNISIQKQNISSYDEEDMFNDTSARFNIDGSRIETSENRRHKVLIVDDEYVNRRVLESYLTTENLVTINASTGKEALMLLERHEDIDLVILDMMIPDLLGCEISSIIRQKKSLFELPILIMTANNNTENLVLAFEYGANDYLAKPFNQQELLARVNTLIALKNSVQEAISLTKQVTTAENKLHELEEYDKLRTELFANLSHELRTPLNVICSTIQLLESLDASTKFGEEKIKYYLSIMKQNSIRLLRLINNIIDMTKVEGNHLALNLSNNNIVYFVEEICQSVAEFIKSQDIEIIFDTEIEEKVIAIDEEKFERIILNILSNAVKFTDKGGSIFVNIYDKEEVVEISIKDTGVGIPEDKLEFIFERFAQLDKSLSRSHEGSGIGLSLVKSLVEMHGGRIFAESRLGEGTNFIIQLPSKLVQENDSENNLTKEKESRYEKNLHMEFSDIYM, from the coding sequence ATGAAACTAATTAAATCAGCTAGGATAAGACTAATCATATTATTTATAATTATGAGTACTGCCATTTTTACTTTAATATTTTTCAGCACTAAGATTGGCAGCACTAACAAAACTATGCCGACTGCATATGAGGGAGTAATTGACCTAAGAAATTGGGATTTTGAAAAGGATGGAATGGTGAAGCTGAACGGGCAGTGGGAATTTTATAAAAATCAACTGCTTACTCCTAGTGACTTTAATGATGCGGTTCTGAGAGATAAGAATATTATTTCTATACCTGGTATATATGCATCTCAAGGATATGGTACTTTAAGATTAAAACTGCTTTTAAATCCTTCTGAAAATGTTAATTCAATAAAAATAGAATTTCTACAAAGCGCATGCAAACTTTGGGTTAATAATCGCGAACTAATCTCTAACGGGGAAGTTGGGGCTAACATGAAGGAAATGAAACCTCGTGTTATGCCTAAATACGGAAGTTTTTCAGCAAAAGGTGAGGAGGTTAATTTAACTCTTCAGGTTAGTAACTTCTATTCTAAGCTTGGCTCTATAGACACAATAGTTGTTGGAGATTCATCACAAGTTGAGAGCAAATCACGAAAACAGCTTGCTTTTGATTTGCTTATTTTCGGAAGTACGATGATGGCAGCTCTATATAACTTAGGATTATTTATAAAAAGAAAAAAGAACAAGGCAACTTTATATTTTGCAATTATATGCTTGGTAGTTGCGCTGAGGACTTTGTTTTTAGGTGAGAGATTTATTTTCTACTTGTTTCCAAATTTTAGTTACGTATTATCTGGAAAAATAATGCACTGGACTTTTTATTTATATATTCCTTTTATAGTATTATTTTTGAATAGCTTCTATAATAACATTCTCTCTACTTGGTTAGTTAAGGCAACTGTTCTTTCTGCCTATGTTTATGCATTGATAATCTTGGTTAGTCCTAATAAGTATTATATGGATATAATTTTACCTTTTGAAGTATTTACTGTATTAATTCTGATTTACTTAATAAATAAGATCTCTAGGTTATATATAAAAAAGAACAGTAGTGATTATTTAATGGTTATAGGTTTATTTGCACTGTTTGCTACAAGACTCAACGATATATTGTACGAATACAGCATAATAATTACAGGTTCCTTTGCACCATTTGGTACTTTAATATTTATAATAGTTAATTCTTACCTGCTTGCTGAGAGGCAATCCATGGCTTTTAACAATGCTGAGAATATGACAGAAAAACTTGAATCTATAAATAAGCTTAAAGATGAATTTTTAGCTGTTACATCACATGAGCTTAAAACTCCTCTTAACGGAATAATAGGGCTTTCCGAACTCTTGAATATTAGCACAAGCAACCTAAGCAAGGACGAAATACAGAGCTTAGCTTTAATAAATACCAGTGCTAAGAGGTTATCTAACCTAGTTAATGATATTACAATGCTTTCAAAGCTTAAAAATGGCGATATTAAGCTGCAAAGAAATCCAGTAGATATAGGAAAACTTGTAGAGTCTATTGTAAAGTTCTGCGGTCTTACCTTAGACAATAAAAATTTAAATATTATTAATTTAGTTGACACGAAAGCACCTTGCGTGTTAGGAGATGAAGAAAGAATTATGCAGATACTTTTTAATCTTCTAGGAAATGCAATTAAATTTACTTACCAAGGAAGCATTAAGATTTCATATACTGTTAAAACAGATTTTCTAGAAGTCTCTATTGAAGATAGCGGTATAGGTATACCAAAGAATAAATTGGAGAATATTTTTGATATCTACGAACAGGTTGAAGGCATCTCTGATAAGTATGGTGGAACAGGCTTAGGCCTTTATATTACAAGAAAGATAGTAGAGCTTCATGGTGGAATTATATGGGTAGAATCTGTTCCTGGAAAGGGAAGTGTATTTAGCTTTACCCTTCCATTATGCAAGTTTAAGGACAGAGATAATAATATAAGCATACAGAAGCAGAATATATCATCCTATGATGAAGAAGATATGTTTAACGATACTTCAGCTAGATTTAACATTGATGGCAGCAGGATTGAAACTAGTGAAAATAGGAGACATAAAGTTTTAATTGTTGATGATGAGTATGTAAACAGAAGGGTACTTGAAAGTTACTTAACAACTGAAAATTTGGTTACTATTAATGCGAGTACTGGGAAGGAGGCCTTAATGCTTTTAGAAAGGCATGAGGATATTGATCTTGTTATTCTGGATATGATGATTCCTGATTTATTAGGTTGTGAGATTTCCAGTATTATAAGACAAAAAAAATCTCTTTTTGAACTTCCTATTCTTATAATGACTGCAAACAACAATACGGAAAATCTAGTATTAGCTTTTGAATATGGAGCAAATGATTATTTAGCTAAGCCATTTAATCAGCAGGAGCTTTTGGCTAGAGTAAATACTCTCATAGCACTGAAAAATTCTGTGCAGGAGGCTATAAGTCTTACCAAGCAGGTGACAACTGCGGAAAATAAACTGCATGAACTTGAGGAATATGATAAGCTTAGAACCGAACTTTTTGCGAACTTGTCCCATGAACTTAGAACACCTCTAAATGTTATATGCAGTACAATCCAACTTTTAGAGTCATTAGATGCTTCAACTAAGTTTGGAGAGGAAAAAATAAAATATTATTTGAGCATAATGAAACAAAATTCCATAAGGCTTCTTAGACTTATTAACAACATAATAGATATGACAAAGGTGGAAGGAAACCATTTAGCTCTTAATTTATCGAATAATAATATAGTATATTTTGTAGAGGAAATATGCCAATCTGTGGCAGAGTTTATTAAATCGCAGGATATTGAGATAATCTTTGATACTGAGATTGAAGAAAAAGTTATTGCAATTGATGAAGAAAAATTTGAAAGAATTATACTTAATATATTATCTAATGCAGTTAAATTTACTGACAAGGGCGGAAGTATTTTTGTAAACATTTATGATAAGGAAGAAGTTGTAGAAATATCCATTAAAGACACAGGTGTAGGAATACCTGAGGATAAGCTAGAATTTATCTTTGAACGTTTTGCTCAACTTGACAAATCCTTAAGCAGAAGTCACGAAGGAAGCGGAATAGGTTTATCTCTTGTTAAATCCTTAGTTGAAATGCATGGAGGCAGAATTTTTGCTGAAAGCAGACTTGGAGAAGGAACAAACTTTATTATCCAGCTTCCATCAAAGCTTGTACAGGAAAATGATTCAGAAAACAACTTAACAAAGGAAAAAGAGTCAAGATATGAGAAAAATCTTCACATGGAATTTTCGGATATATATATGTAG
- a CDS encoding VOC family protein → MKFRFDHNNINVFDLEKSIKFYEEALGFKVLRTYEPEDKSFKLVYVGDGITSHSLELTWLRDRNEPYNLGDNEIHMCVTVDDYEAAYEHHKKMGCICYENIGMGLYFIADPDGYWTEILPANR, encoded by the coding sequence ATGAAGTTTAGGTTTGATCATAATAATATCAATGTTTTTGACTTAGAAAAAAGTATTAAGTTCTACGAAGAGGCTTTAGGTTTTAAAGTTTTGAGAACCTATGAGCCAGAAGATAAGAGTTTCAAGCTCGTTTATGTTGGAGATGGGATTACAAGCCATAGCCTAGAGCTTACCTGGCTTAGAGATAGAAATGAGCCTTATAATCTAGGAGACAACGAAATACATATGTGCGTAACTGTAGATGACTATGAAGCCGCTTACGAACACCATAAAAAAATGGGCTGCATCTGCTATGAAAACATAGGCATGGGACTTTATTTTATAGCTGACCCAGACGGCTACTGGACCGAAATTCTACCAGCAAATAGATAA
- a CDS encoding MBL fold metallo-hydrolase: MKNGIVKINYLYNSSFKVETENFILIFDYYNEASNSHKRNSSGGVIGEEDTNTNKKILVFATHSHGDHFSEAIFKWREQRTDIEYILSHDIDIKLVYQKVNVIAPYEQLSVYGAQIKAFGSTDLGVSLLVNVDGINIFHAGDLNWWHWYDESTEFNTEMERMFKEEVEKIKGAKIDVAFFPVDPRLRESYDLGPSYFIKEVQPKSLIPMHFREDFYITKEFASANKDKPVEIYPINKRGEQIFV, encoded by the coding sequence ATGAAAAATGGCATAGTGAAAATTAATTATTTATATAACAGCAGTTTCAAGGTTGAGACTGAAAATTTTATTCTTATCTTTGATTACTATAATGAGGCTTCAAACTCTCATAAAAGAAACAGTAGCGGTGGAGTAATAGGTGAAGAAGATACTAATACAAACAAAAAAATCCTGGTCTTTGCAACTCACAGTCATGGAGATCATTTCAGTGAAGCTATTTTTAAATGGAGAGAGCAAAGAACGGACATTGAATATATATTAAGCCATGATATTGATATTAAGCTAGTTTACCAGAAAGTAAATGTAATTGCTCCTTATGAACAATTAAGTGTATATGGGGCTCAGATAAAAGCTTTTGGTTCAACAGATTTAGGGGTATCTCTTTTAGTTAATGTTGATGGAATTAATATATTTCATGCAGGAGATTTGAACTGGTGGCATTGGTATGACGAAAGCACAGAATTTAATACTGAGATGGAAAGGATGTTTAAGGAGGAAGTAGAAAAAATCAAAGGAGCTAAAATTGATGTGGCATTTTTTCCAGTTGACCCGAGACTTAGGGAAAGCTACGATTTAGGACCTTCATATTTTATCAAGGAAGTTCAGCCCAAATCCTTGATTCCTATGCATTTTAGAGAAGACTTTTATATAACAAAGGAATTTGCTTCGGCAAATAAAGATAAGCCTGTTGAGATTTATCCTATAAACAAAAGAGGTGAGCAAATTTTTGTTTAA
- a CDS encoding YitT family protein, which translates to MKKIDINKLVLDIIIVTIGCILTAFSITSILKPNGLITGGITGISIILESFIHIKYTYIYYVLSILVLLSAWLTMGKKEALKIITLSIFFPLVLIVLENIDYSFIQNDMLLSCVYFGIIYGLGVGLVLKRGFSFGGTDTIAKVLHCKLFNFISISEILLAIDGAIIAYSAIVYSKNIALYAIISQFITMKVIDSVMFGFTSKKVQIEIISSKHEEITNYVLHTIRRGVSTYDIKGGYNKQLRLKLQIVCSPRESMLIKSFIAKVDPDAFIHVVPIISVWGKGAGFNRLVEEN; encoded by the coding sequence ATGAAAAAAATTGACATTAACAAACTAGTACTTGACATTATCATTGTAACTATTGGCTGTATTTTAACCGCATTTTCTATTACATCAATATTAAAGCCTAATGGGCTTATAACAGGTGGAATTACTGGTATTTCAATAATACTTGAGAGTTTTATTCACATTAAGTATACATATATTTACTATGTATTATCTATTTTGGTTCTTTTATCAGCATGGCTTACAATGGGAAAGAAAGAAGCACTTAAAATAATAACCCTTTCAATATTTTTTCCACTAGTTCTTATTGTACTTGAAAATATAGATTACAGTTTTATTCAGAATGATATGTTGCTATCCTGTGTATATTTTGGAATAATCTATGGTCTAGGAGTTGGATTAGTGCTTAAGAGGGGCTTTTCCTTTGGAGGGACTGATACAATAGCTAAAGTTCTTCATTGCAAGCTATTCAACTTTATAAGTATAAGCGAAATACTTTTAGCTATTGACGGCGCTATTATTGCTTATTCAGCAATAGTTTACAGCAAGAATATAGCTTTATATGCTATAATTTCACAGTTTATAACAATGAAGGTTATAGATTCAGTCATGTTTGGTTTTACTTCAAAAAAGGTTCAAATTGAAATAATAAGTTCAAAACATGAGGAGATTACTAATTATGTGCTCCACACCATTAGAAGAGGTGTAAGTACTTATGATATAAAAGGTGGCTATAATAAGCAGCTAAGACTTAAGCTTCAAATTGTTTGCTCACCGCGTGAGTCAATGCTCATTAAGAGCTTTATTGCAAAGGTAGACCCAGATGCGTTTATTCATGTGGTACCTATAATATCAGTTTGGGGTAAGGGCGCCGGCTTTAACAGGTTAGTCGAGGAAAATTAG